From a region of the Mercurialis annua linkage group LG1-X, ddMerAnnu1.2, whole genome shotgun sequence genome:
- the LOC126664862 gene encoding protein LURP-one-related 5-like, whose amino-acid sequence MSKVHPAEKPCQDLFLEPENEKQVDNRVLDHGKACTLTVWKRSSMSFQGTDGFTVFDPNGKLVFRVDNYSRKNRFVNNGLVLMDGVGNALQTLKPQKMSMQYQWNAYRGDDGCGNNQRVKLFSMRSSSVIFHTGKNVAEIFIGGLTKQGSQKPDFVVEGSFRARDCKIKTGDGDLVAKMSRKRVNNTTVLLSDDVFSLVVQPGFETQLVMGFVIVLDRISNKPFAPVLCS is encoded by the exons ATGTCTAAGGTTCATCCTGCAGAAAAACCATGCCAAGATTTGTTTTTAGAACCGGAGAATGAAAAACAGGTTGATAACCGTGTTCTTGATCATGGAAAAGCATGCACGTTAACGGTTTGGAAACGGTCCAGCATGAGTTTTCAAGGTACCGACGGGTTCACGGTGTTTGATCCGAACGGAAAATTGGTGTTTCGGGTGGATAATTATTCAAGAAAGAATCGTTTCGTTAACAACGGTCTTGTTCTGATGGACGGAGTCGGCAATGCTTTGCAAACATTGAAACCTCAG AAGATGAGCATGCAATACCAATGGAATGCATATAGAGGAGACGATGGTTGCGGAAATAATCAACGGGTTAAATTATTTTCGATGCGAAGCTCTTCGGTGATATTCCACACGGGCAAAAATGTAGCGGAGATTTTCATCGGAGGGTTAACGAAACAAGGTAGTCAGAAGCCAGATTTTGTGGTGGAGGGTTCATTTAGAGCTCGAGACTGCAAGATCAAGACCGGTGACGGAGATTTGGTAGCGAAAATGTCCCGGAAAAGAGTAAATAATACTACGGTTTTGCTGAGCGATGATGTGTTTAGCTTGGTGGTGCAGCCTGGTTTTGAGACACAGCTTGTTATGGGATTCGTAATTGTATTGGATCGGATTAGTAATAAGCCGTTTGCTCCTGTTTTATGTTCTTGA
- the LOC126664750 gene encoding ethanolamine-phosphate cytidylyltransferase: MALEITQSDKAKTLATWLAVAIGVSLLGLYIKNNEFIQWHKLRKKNKKKIRVYMDGCFDMMHYGHCNALRQARALGDELIVGVVSDAEIIANKGPPVTPLHERTIMVNAVKWVKEVIPDAPYAITEDFMKKLFEEYNIDYIIHGDDPCVLPDGTDAYALAKKAGRYKQIKRTEGVSSTDIVGRMLLCTRERSISDSHKNSSLQRQFSSGHSKKFEDGGAGAGTRVSHFLPTSRRIVQFSNGKGPGPDARIVYIDGAFDLFHAGHVEILRVARGLGDFLLVGIHNDQTVSDRRGTHRPIMNLHERSLSVLACRYVDEVIIGAPLEVSKDMITTFDISLVVHGTTAENTDYQQENSNPYAVPISMGIFQVLESPLEITTTTIIKRIVSNHEAYQKRNEKKAESEKRYYEGKTFVTGD; encoded by the exons ATGGCTCTCGAAATCACCCAATCAGACAAAGCAAAAACGCTAGCAACATGGCTAGCAGTAGCAATCGGCGTCTCACTGCTAGGTTTATACATAAAAAACAACGAATTCATTCAATGGCACAAACTCCGCAAGAAAAACAAGAAGAAAATCCGCGTTTACATGGACGGTTGTTTCGACATGATGCATTACGGCCACTGCAACGCTCTCCGTCAAGCGCGTGCATTAGGCGACGAGTTGATTGTCGGCGTTGTTAGCGACGCTGAGATTATTGCCAATAAAGGACCGCCAGTGACGCCGCTGCACGAGAGGACGATCATGGTTAACGCCGTTAAATGGGTTAAGGAGGTTATACCTGACGCGCCGTATGCTATAACGGAAGATTTCATGAAGAAGCTGTTTGAAGAGTATAATATTGATTATATTATTCACGGTGATGATCCTTGCGTTTTGCCTGACGGTACGGATGCGTATGCTCTTGCTAAAAAAGCCGGCCGGTATAAGCAAATTAAGCGTACTGAAGGAGTTTCCAGCACGGATattgttg GGAGAATGTTGCTTTGTACACGAGAGAGATCGATTAGTGATAGTCATAAGAATTCATCTTTGCAAAGACAATTTAGCAGTGGTCATAGTAAGAAATTTGAAGATGGTGGAGCTGGAGCTGGCACCCgcgtttcgcattttttgcCTACTTCCCGCAGGATTGTTCAATTCTCGAATGGCAAG GGTCCAGGTCCTGATGCTCGCATTGTTTATATAGATGGTGCTTTTGATCTTTTTCATGCTGGACATGTCGAG ATTCTCCGTGTTGCTCGAGGGCTTGGGGACTTTCTTCTTGTTGGAATACACAATGATCAGACTGTCAG TGATAGAAGAGGAACACATCGTCCTATTATGAATCTTCATGAGCGAAGTTTGAGTGTTTTGGCTTGTCGATATGTGGATGAGGTGATAATAGGTGCTCCATTGGAAGTTTCTAAAGACATG ATAACAACCTTTGACATCTCTCTAGTTGTACATGGAACAACAGCAGAGAACACAGATTATCAGCAG GAAAATTCTAATCCTTATGCTGTTCCTATCAGTATGGGTATCTTCCAAGTCTTGGAAAGCCCTCTGGAAATTACAACCACCACAATAATTAAGAGGATTGTCTCAAATCATGAAGCGTACCAG AAACGAAATGAGAAGAAGGCAGAAAGTGAGAAGAGGTATTATGAGGGCAAGACTTTTGTAACTGGTGATTGA